From the genome of Leguminivora glycinivorella isolate SPB_JAAS2020 chromosome Z, LegGlyc_1.1, whole genome shotgun sequence, one region includes:
- the LOC125241810 gene encoding uncharacterized protein LOC125241810, with protein sequence MLAVYLPIFVSLAMAAPGISRTCYNYCNTKTSYPIKSIVPLDCNCEDFLDIAIESEESSKLTLDETGVYFVPADVRIILDKVHYKPFFISNPAKFLSKTRDRIYREFDSSKGAVNDLLPSQSTHIDIYEKKETISHTSINEESGNSPLYLDIEIQDSSNIDRIAEQKYTFINDFDTTEKALVKCLDFQVLHYTRQHGFMKEFQEFWEGRNLHKYEHLSDLDVEENIKTWCSEPATIVQNSLHEIKQGLPKKQPNSRAVNRITDNVNNIDNIIKPTKTIMPEFTEPEKTTLPCESSILYDNITESPKTSNKSTEENTSDTTYNGIENWTVMDINASSTLNKDNMDEYQHVTFPAAALSEVTSTTTEDPLSVDDSVEIKAISTLFTDNLDTTTSTPVDTENDLVTMGSEDIMHTYVYSPILTDKSDSNRLSDNDDDHYFNNTSLVHISTTPLSTEQTLGTESISDTDVFGEESLNLSVTDAYSELRSAYDEKEVKIPRIITKECQNNTIQTIIDGIEELPNNDFRDDESDITGRLYFVSNRELIPVRFVQTKGGSVNLGIDGTGLCDKIIRNTNKKSSLLTVLCEYIQSDMYRNKNP encoded by the exons ATGTTGGCTGTGTACCTCCCCATTTTCGTGTCGTTGGCTATGGCGGCTCCAGGAATTTCTCGCACATGCTACAATTACTGCAATACAAA AACATCCTACCCAATCAAAAGCATTGTGCCCCTGGACTGCAATTGTGAAGATTTTCTAGACATTGCAATAGAATCCGAAGAGTCATCCAAGCTTACTCTTGACGAAACCGGCGTTTACTTTGTACCGGCGGATGTTCGAATCATTCTAgacaaagttcattacaagccTTTCTTCATTTCAAACCCTGCAAAGTTTTTATCAAAAACAAGAGATAGAATATATAGAGAATTTGACTCCTCTAAAGGAGCCGTAAATGATCTCTTGCCTTCGCAGAGCACACATATTGACATATACGAAAAGAAGGAAACAATATCACATACCAGCATAAATGAGGAATCTGGAAATTCACCGCTATATTTAGATATAGAAATTCAGGATTCGTCGAATATAGATAGAATAGCTGAACAGAAATATACCTTTATTAATGACTTTGATACCACCGAGAAAGCTTTGGTCAAATGTCTCGACTTTCAGGTTCTACATTACACCAGGCAACATGGATTTATGAAAGAATTTCAAGAATTCTGGGAAGGCAGAAATTTACACAAATATGAACACTTGTCTGATTTGGATGTAgaagaaaatattaaaacatGGTGTAGTGAGCCTGCCACTATAGTACAAAACAGCCTGCATGAAATAAAGCAGGGGTTACCTAAAAAACAGCCCAATTCCAGAGCCGTCAATAGAATAACAGATAATGTCAATAACATTGACAACATAATTAAACCTACCAAAACTATTATGCCAGAGTTTACGGAGCCAGAAAAAACGACACTCCCGTGCGAGTCCAGCATCCTGTACGACAATATCACTGAATCACCCAAAACGAGTAATAAAAGCACTGAAGAAAATACATCCGATACCACATACAACGGCATCGAAAACTGGACTGTCATGGACATAAACGCGTCTTCCACTTTAAATAAGGATAATATGGACGAATATCAACATGTAACTTTCCCCGCAGCTGCACTCTCCGAGGTAACATCGACTACCACTGAGGATCCATTATCAGTAGATGATTCGGTTGAAATTAAAGCCATTAGTACATTATTTACAGATAATTTGGATACTACCACTAGCACACCAGTAGATACAGAAAATGATTTAGTCACTATGGGTTCTGAAGATATTATGCACACCTATGTCTATAGCCCAATTTTAACAGACAAATCAGACAGTAACAGACTAAGTGACAATGACGACGatcattattttaataatacctCTTTAGTGCACATCTCGACCACGCCTTTAAGCACAGAACAAACCCTGGGAACTGAAAGTATCTCTGACACAGATGTTTTCGGTGAGGAATCGTTAAACCTCTCAGTCACTGATGCTTACTCTGAACTTCGAAGTGCGTACGATGAAAAGGAGGTAAAGATACCAAGAATAATAACCAAGGAATGtcaaaataatacaatacaaactatAATAGACGGCATTGAAGAGTTACCAAATAATGATTTCAGAGATGATGAATCAGACATAACTGGCCGACTTTATTTCGTTTCAAACAGAGAACTTATCCCAGTACGTTTTGTACAAACGAAAGGGGGTAGCGTTAATTTGGGCATAGATGGGACAGGGCTGTGCGATAAAATAATCCGCAATACTAACAAAAAATCAAGCTTACTGACAGTCCTATGTGAATATATACAAAGTGACATGTATCGAAATAAAAACCCATAA